In one window of Streptomyces roseofulvus DNA:
- a CDS encoding helix-turn-helix domain-containing protein, whose product MASAVSTLRSGLPDRYLTPEDISSMFSVPIETVYHWRKQRTGPPGFRVGRHVRYDPVAVQAWVAEQSELDAAA is encoded by the coding sequence GTGGCATCCGCCGTATCCACCCTGCGGTCCGGACTCCCCGACCGCTACCTCACCCCCGAGGACATCTCCTCGATGTTCTCGGTGCCCATCGAGACCGTCTACCACTGGCGCAAGCAGCGCACCGGCCCGCCCGGATTCCGCGTCGGCCGCCACGTCCGCTACGACCCCGTCGCCGTCCAGGCGTGGGTCGCTGAGCAGAGCGAGCTCGACGCCGCCGCTTGA